The following are encoded in a window of Catenulispora sp. EB89 genomic DNA:
- a CDS encoding COG4280 domain-containing protein, giving the protein MGTAFLLLSVFLACAVEAVEALTIVLAVGLTRGWRSALQGVAAGLLLLAVVVAALGPALTVLPLKTLRLVVGGLLLTFGLQWLRKAILRASGYKDLRDEAAAYQREIKAAQEAVASKKSLVEDWYAFTLSFKGVVLEGLEVAFIALTFGANQHDIPLAAVAAVAAVLAVCAAGIAIKAPLARVPENTMKFAVGVMLTGFGLFWGAEGASAHWPGNDAALPLVLAYILLVALGAVWALKRRRAAWAN; this is encoded by the coding sequence GTGGGCACCGCCTTCCTCCTCCTGTCCGTCTTCCTGGCCTGCGCCGTCGAAGCCGTGGAAGCGCTCACCATCGTGCTCGCCGTCGGCCTGACGCGGGGCTGGCGCTCCGCGCTCCAGGGCGTCGCGGCCGGCCTTCTCCTGCTCGCGGTGGTCGTCGCCGCGCTCGGGCCGGCGCTCACCGTGTTGCCGCTCAAGACGCTGCGGCTCGTCGTCGGCGGGCTGTTGCTCACCTTCGGGCTCCAGTGGCTGCGCAAGGCGATCCTGCGCGCGTCCGGGTACAAGGACCTGCGCGACGAGGCCGCCGCCTACCAGCGCGAGATCAAGGCGGCGCAGGAGGCCGTCGCCTCGAAGAAGTCGCTCGTCGAGGACTGGTACGCCTTCACCCTCAGCTTCAAGGGCGTCGTCCTGGAGGGCCTGGAGGTGGCCTTCATCGCCCTCACCTTCGGCGCCAACCAGCACGACATCCCGCTCGCCGCGGTCGCGGCCGTGGCCGCGGTGCTCGCGGTGTGCGCGGCGGGGATCGCGATCAAGGCGCCGTTGGCCCGGGTGCCGGAGAACACCATGAAGTTCGCCGTCGGCGTGATGCTCACCGGCTTCGGCCTCTTCTGGGGTGCCGAAGGTGCCAGCGCCCACTGGCCCGGCAACGACGCCGCGCTCCCCCTCGTCCTCGCCTACATCCTGCTCGTCGCGCTCGGCGCCGTCTGGGCCCTGAAGAGAAGGCGCGCCGCGTGGGCAAACTGA
- the erm gene encoding 23S ribosomal RNA methyltransferase Erm, with product MQYQKTSEFLGGRHELGQNFLADPALIAAIQRLVRDETRGPIIELGAGDGALTGPLSRLNRPVTALEIDPRRVRRLQRHFGDDGVDSVDVRQADVLRHRFPAAPHMIVGNVPFHLTTAIIRKLLSERGWSSAVLIVQWEVARRRAGVGGASMLTAAWWPWYDFRLVRRIPASAFRPVPSVDAGLLLMHRRAVPLVDGRQGYQAFVKQVFQAPGRGLEDMIGRTGRVRRAELREWVRWSRIPARALPKDLAAEDWARLWELVRD from the coding sequence ATGCAGTACCAGAAGACTTCTGAATTCCTTGGTGGACGCCACGAACTCGGCCAGAACTTCCTGGCCGATCCCGCGCTGATCGCCGCCATCCAACGGCTGGTCCGGGACGAGACGCGGGGCCCGATCATCGAGCTCGGGGCCGGCGACGGCGCCCTCACCGGACCGTTGTCGCGGCTGAACCGGCCGGTCACGGCGCTGGAGATCGATCCGCGGCGGGTGCGGCGGCTCCAGCGGCACTTCGGCGACGACGGCGTGGACAGCGTGGACGTCAGGCAGGCCGACGTCCTGCGCCACCGCTTCCCGGCCGCGCCGCACATGATCGTCGGCAACGTGCCGTTCCACCTCACGACGGCGATCATCAGGAAGCTGCTGTCCGAGCGCGGATGGAGCAGCGCGGTGCTGATCGTGCAGTGGGAGGTGGCACGGCGCCGGGCCGGGGTCGGCGGGGCGAGCATGCTCACCGCCGCGTGGTGGCCGTGGTACGACTTCCGCCTGGTGCGGCGGATCCCGGCTTCCGCGTTCCGGCCGGTGCCGTCGGTGGACGCCGGGCTGCTGCTGATGCACCGGCGGGCCGTGCCGCTGGTCGACGGCCGCCAGGGGTATCAGGCCTTTGTGAAGCAGGTCTTCCAGGCGCCGGGGCGCGGGCTGGAGGACATGATCGGCCGCACCGGGCGGGTGCGGCGCGCGGAGCTGCGGGAGTGGGTCCGGTGGAGCCGGATCCCGGCCCGGGCCCTGCCCAAGGACCTGGCGGCCGAGGACTGGGCCCGGTTGTGGGAGCTGGTGCGGGACTGA
- a CDS encoding gamma-glutamyltransferase family protein, with product MMTTDQAFTTRPELSGTFGMVSSTHWLASSAGMALLERGGNAFDAAVAAGFVLHVVEPHQNGAGGDLPVVFARGDDKRPTVLCGQGVAPAGATVEHFRDLGLALVPGSGLLAAAVPGAVPAWLTLLRDHGTMELADVLGYAIGYARDGYPVTPAISQCIADIEPMFREHWTPSADVYLSGGGVPAAGSVFRNPALAATYQRLADASGASGATREARIDAALDAWNQGFVAEAIDAFARTAWRDSSGSDHAGVITGADMAAWQPSYEEPVRYDFGGYTFCKTGSWGQGPVLLQQLALLQGQELGEPGSVDFIHRVVEGAKLAFADREAWYGDGFDTPLEALLSPAYNAERRALIGEVASLELRPGSPQGRVPVLPIRPELPIPVDASTGEPVASGAGRGEARGDTVHVDVVDRWGNMVAAMPSGGWLHSSPVIPALGFCLGTRMQMTWLQDGLASTLTPGLRPRTTLSPTLALRGEESVLAFGSPGGDQQDQWQLLFVLNHVLGGMDLQAAIDTPTFHTSHFPESFYPRPAYPGRMVAEARLGAAVLDGLRRRGHDVVVAGEWALGRMCVVGRDPERGLVRGAANPRGMQGYAVGR from the coding sequence ATGATGACTACTGACCAGGCATTCACCACACGTCCGGAGCTGAGCGGCACGTTCGGCATGGTGTCGAGCACGCACTGGCTCGCCTCGTCGGCGGGCATGGCGTTGCTGGAGCGCGGCGGGAACGCGTTCGACGCCGCGGTGGCCGCGGGGTTCGTGCTGCACGTCGTGGAACCGCATCAGAACGGCGCCGGCGGCGACCTTCCGGTGGTGTTCGCGCGCGGGGACGACAAGCGGCCGACCGTGTTGTGCGGGCAGGGCGTGGCGCCGGCCGGGGCGACTGTGGAGCACTTTCGCGACCTTGGTCTGGCGCTCGTGCCAGGCTCGGGGTTGCTGGCGGCGGCGGTTCCGGGGGCGGTGCCGGCGTGGCTGACGCTGCTGCGCGACCACGGGACGATGGAGCTCGCCGACGTGCTCGGGTACGCGATCGGCTATGCGCGCGACGGGTATCCGGTCACGCCGGCGATATCGCAGTGCATTGCGGATATCGAGCCGATGTTCCGGGAACACTGGACGCCGTCCGCCGACGTTTACCTTTCTGGCGGCGGGGTTCCGGCTGCGGGTTCGGTGTTCCGGAACCCGGCGCTGGCTGCCACGTACCAGCGTTTGGCCGACGCGTCCGGGGCGTCGGGAGCGACCCGCGAGGCGCGGATCGACGCCGCGTTGGACGCGTGGAACCAGGGGTTCGTCGCTGAGGCGATCGATGCTTTCGCGCGCACCGCTTGGCGGGATTCCTCGGGGTCCGATCATGCCGGTGTTATTACGGGTGCTGATATGGCGGCATGGCAGCCTTCTTATGAAGAGCCGGTCCGTTACGACTTCGGCGGCTATACGTTCTGCAAGACCGGCTCCTGGGGTCAGGGGCCGGTTCTGTTGCAGCAGTTGGCGTTGCTTCAGGGGCAGGAGCTCGGCGAGCCGGGGTCGGTGGACTTCATCCATCGGGTGGTGGAGGGTGCCAAGCTCGCCTTCGCCGATCGTGAGGCCTGGTACGGCGACGGCTTCGACACGCCGCTGGAGGCGTTGCTCTCGCCGGCGTACAACGCCGAACGTCGCGCGCTGATCGGTGAGGTGGCGTCGCTGGAGCTGCGTCCGGGGTCGCCGCAGGGGCGCGTGCCGGTGCTGCCGATCCGTCCTGAGCTGCCGATACCCGTCGACGCGTCGACCGGGGAGCCGGTCGCGTCGGGTGCGGGGCGTGGCGAGGCGCGCGGGGACACGGTTCACGTGGACGTCGTCGACCGGTGGGGGAACATGGTCGCGGCGATGCCGAGCGGCGGGTGGCTGCACTCGTCCCCGGTGATTCCCGCGCTCGGGTTCTGCTTGGGGACGCGGATGCAGATGACGTGGCTGCAGGACGGGCTTGCCAGCACCCTGACACCCGGGCTGCGGCCCCGGACCACGCTGTCGCCGACGCTGGCGCTGCGCGGGGAGGAGTCGGTGCTGGCGTTCGGCTCGCCCGGCGGGGACCAGCAGGACCAGTGGCAGCTGCTGTTCGTGCTGAACCATGTGCTCGGCGGGATGGACCTGCAGGCGGCGATCGACACGCCGACGTTCCACACCTCGCACTTCCCGGAGTCGTTCTACCCGCGGCCGGCGTACCCGGGGCGGATGGTGGCCGAGGCGCGGCTCGGCGCCGCGGTCCTGGACGGGCTGCGGCGCCGGGGGCACGACGTCGTGGTGGCGGGGGAGTGGGCGCTCGGGCGGATGTGCGTGGTCGGGCGGGATCCGGAGCGCGGGTTGGTGCGGGGGGCGGCCAATCCTCGGGGGATGCAGGGGTACGCGGTGGGACGGTAG
- a CDS encoding TetR/AcrR family transcriptional regulator, whose product MNGSVDADVTGGAAQSTAERPLRADARRNRARVLAAAAEAFAAEGPAVPLDEIARRAGVGAGTVYRHFPTKEELLAAVLIARMETMLAEVRSALAAPDPGLAFYGFFVTMTVDAQDKMDLAEALMSHGVDIRAAVGDIAGALKGALADLLRRAQEAGAVRSDVSVEDLHALVIGAIAAARAASSDDVPRVAGLVADGLRPRPDS is encoded by the coding sequence GTGAACGGGTCCGTTGATGCCGATGTGACCGGCGGCGCCGCGCAGTCGACCGCCGAACGCCCGCTGCGCGCCGACGCGCGCCGCAACCGCGCGCGCGTTCTGGCGGCGGCGGCCGAGGCGTTCGCCGCCGAAGGGCCGGCGGTGCCGCTGGACGAGATCGCGCGCCGCGCCGGCGTCGGCGCGGGCACGGTCTACCGGCACTTCCCGACGAAGGAGGAGCTGCTGGCGGCCGTGCTCATCGCACGGATGGAGACGATGCTGGCCGAGGTGCGCAGCGCGCTGGCGGCGCCGGATCCGGGGCTGGCGTTCTACGGCTTCTTCGTCACCATGACCGTCGACGCCCAGGACAAGATGGACCTCGCCGAGGCGTTGATGAGCCACGGCGTGGACATCCGTGCCGCGGTCGGCGACATCGCCGGTGCGCTGAAAGGGGCGCTGGCCGATCTGCTGCGGCGGGCTCAGGAAGCCGGCGCGGTCCGTTCCGATGTGAGCGTCGAGGACCTGCACGCGCTGGTGATCGGCGCGATCGCCGCCGCGCGAGCCGCGTCGTCGGACGATGTGCCGCGCGTGGCGGGGTTGGTGGCCGACGGGTTGCGGCCGCGTCCCGACAGCTGA
- a CDS encoding cobalamin biosynthesis protein, protein MRSSSRAVGLALGFAADWYFGDPRRGHPVAGFGRVASGVRRVLYADSRVAGVAYAGVLVAGAGALGVAAERVGRGPVAGTVLTAAATWTVLGGTSLRREAAAIGESLEAGDLAAARERLPHLCGRDPRGLDADQIARAVVESVAENTSDAVVAPLFWGAVAGIPGLLAYRASNTLDAMVGYRNTKYRNFGWASARLDDVLNWVPARFTGAVTVAVAPVVGGSPSRTLSVLRRDGARHPSPNAGRCEASAAGALGVRLGGMNTYGDVVEDRPVMGSGRAPRVADIRRAAVLSATVGLASVAAAARLANVVTARRRPGR, encoded by the coding sequence ATGCGATCTTCCTCCCGCGCGGTCGGGCTGGCACTCGGTTTCGCCGCCGATTGGTACTTCGGCGATCCGCGGCGGGGGCATCCTGTGGCGGGGTTCGGGCGGGTGGCTTCGGGGGTGCGGCGGGTGCTGTATGCCGATTCGCGCGTTGCCGGCGTCGCCTACGCGGGCGTGCTTGTGGCCGGGGCGGGTGCCTTGGGGGTTGCGGCGGAGCGTGTTGGGCGGGGGCCGGTGGCGGGGACCGTGTTGACCGCCGCTGCTACCTGGACCGTGCTTGGTGGCACGTCGTTGCGGCGGGAGGCGGCGGCGATCGGGGAGTCGTTGGAGGCCGGCGACCTTGCGGCGGCTCGGGAGCGGTTGCCGCATCTGTGTGGGCGCGATCCGCGGGGGCTCGATGCCGATCAGATTGCGCGGGCTGTTGTGGAGTCGGTGGCTGAGAACACGTCTGATGCCGTGGTGGCGCCGCTGTTCTGGGGTGCGGTGGCGGGGATTCCGGGGTTGCTGGCGTATCGGGCGTCGAACACGCTCGATGCGATGGTCGGCTACCGCAACACCAAGTACCGCAACTTCGGGTGGGCCTCCGCGCGCCTCGACGACGTCCTCAACTGGGTTCCCGCACGCTTCACCGGTGCCGTGACGGTCGCGGTGGCGCCGGTCGTCGGCGGCAGCCCGTCGCGCACGCTCAGTGTTCTGCGACGCGATGGGGCGCGGCATCCCAGTCCGAATGCCGGGCGGTGCGAGGCTTCTGCGGCCGGGGCGCTGGGAGTGCGGCTCGGGGGGATGAATACGTACGGCGATGTCGTCGAGGATCGGCCGGTCATGGGGAGCGGTCGTGCGCCGCGCGTCGCAGACATTCGGCGGGCCGCAGTGTTGTCCGCCACAGTCGGGCTCGCCTCGGTCGCCGCCGCGGCACGTCTGGCGAACGTCGTCACGGCGCGTCGACGGCCCGGCCGCTGA
- the cobN gene encoding cobaltochelatase subunit CobN codes for MPARVLLLSTADTELLAAHACGAPYRTANPARLDPDALARLLGEAGADVAVLRLLGGHRPWRWLVEAITASGLPAVVLGGEAEPDAELMALSTVPGGVVTDALKYLTAGGPGNLEQLANFLTDTVLGGGEGFEAPQAMPEFGVHGDREQREGRPTVGIVFYRAHELSGNTAFVDTLAEALEIRGANALPVYCGSLRGLSDDAGKGLVELLGRCDTLVVTVLAGGGATAADASAGGDEDAWDVGALAALDVPVIQGLCLTSSRQAWQDSDAALTPMDAAMQVAIPEFDGRLIAVPFSFKETGRGQDSEADIPVYVADEERAARLAGIAYRHAALRGIPNRDKKLALVLSSYPTKHARVGNAVGLDTPASAVRLLHALRAAGYTVGDFPDDGDQLIHRLIAAGGHDVEWLTEEQLAAAPARVPLRDYESWFASLPEDLREGIRRHWGEPPGALYVDGDDIVLASLQFDNILLMIQPPRGFGENPIAIYHDPDLPPSHHYLAAYRWLEHSFGADAVVHLGKHGTLEWLPGKGLGLSESCAPDAVLGELPLVYPFIVNDPGEGTQAKRRGHATVVDHLMPPMARADTYGDLAKLEQLLDEYATVQALDPDKTPAVRAQIWTLIRAAQLHHDLAAILHGDVDRQPDDGDFDDFVLHLDGYLCEIKDVQIRDGLHILGRAPEGEELVADVLAILRAKQVFGGVNGAVTGLRQALAAYVGLDEQVLLAEPGAAVKVPELLAELAGDDGAPARSASDAVDLLEKLARRLVDALAAQGWDPAAVPGVCDAVLGAAAQARAAGSAVAPAAEEEPASEASEIAAVLRFAATELVPRLARTTDEIANVMRALDGRYIAAGPSGAPTRGLVSVLPTGRNFYSVDPKAIPSRNAWDVGVALAESLIARHLADTGEYPRSVGLTVWGTSAMRTQGDDIAEILHLLGCRPVWDEASRRVTGFEVVPVAELGRPRIDVTVRISGFFRDAFPHVIALIDDAVQAVAELDETAADNYVRAHADADTAAHGDRRRATTRVFGSKPGAYGAGLLPLIDARDWRTDADLAEVYAVWGGYAYGRGLDGREARGDMENSFRRIQVAAKNQDNREHDIVDSDDYFQYHGGMVAMVRSLTGTSPAAYVGDSAVPEAVRTRTLAEETHRVFRARVVNPRWVAAMQRHGYKGAFELAATVDYLFGYDATAGVVDDWMYEQLAQTYVFDETNRAFMERSNPWALRGISERLLEAAERGLWAEPEEQTLDGLRQVFLELEGELEGE; via the coding sequence ATGCCCGCGCGCGTTCTGTTGTTGTCGACAGCCGACACCGAACTCCTGGCCGCCCATGCCTGCGGCGCCCCCTACCGCACCGCCAACCCGGCGCGCCTCGACCCCGACGCCCTCGCGCGCCTGCTGGGCGAGGCCGGGGCTGACGTCGCCGTCCTCCGGCTCCTCGGCGGCCACCGGCCGTGGCGCTGGCTGGTCGAGGCGATCACCGCCAGCGGCCTGCCGGCGGTCGTCCTCGGCGGCGAGGCCGAGCCGGACGCCGAGCTCATGGCGCTCTCGACGGTGCCCGGCGGCGTGGTGACCGACGCGCTCAAGTACCTCACCGCCGGCGGCCCGGGCAATCTCGAACAGCTCGCGAACTTCCTCACCGACACGGTCCTGGGCGGCGGCGAGGGCTTCGAGGCGCCGCAGGCCATGCCGGAATTCGGCGTCCACGGCGACCGCGAGCAGCGCGAGGGACGGCCCACGGTCGGCATCGTCTTCTACCGGGCCCACGAGCTCTCCGGCAACACGGCTTTCGTCGACACCCTCGCCGAGGCACTCGAAATCCGCGGCGCCAACGCCCTCCCCGTCTACTGCGGCTCCCTGCGCGGCCTGTCCGACGACGCCGGCAAGGGCCTCGTTGAACTCCTCGGCCGCTGCGACACGCTCGTGGTCACCGTCCTGGCCGGAGGCGGCGCCACCGCCGCGGACGCCAGCGCCGGCGGCGACGAGGACGCCTGGGACGTCGGCGCGCTGGCCGCCCTGGACGTCCCGGTCATCCAAGGGCTCTGTCTCACCTCCTCCCGCCAGGCATGGCAGGACTCTGACGCGGCCCTCACGCCGATGGACGCCGCGATGCAGGTCGCCATCCCGGAATTCGACGGCCGCCTGATCGCCGTCCCCTTCTCCTTCAAGGAGACCGGCCGGGGCCAGGACTCAGAGGCGGACATCCCGGTCTACGTCGCCGACGAAGAACGCGCCGCACGCCTGGCCGGCATCGCCTACCGGCACGCCGCCCTGCGCGGCATCCCCAACCGCGACAAGAAGCTCGCGCTCGTCCTGTCCTCCTACCCGACCAAGCACGCGCGCGTCGGCAACGCCGTCGGCCTCGACACCCCGGCCAGCGCCGTCCGCCTGCTGCACGCGCTGCGCGCGGCCGGCTACACCGTGGGCGACTTCCCCGACGACGGCGACCAGCTCATCCACCGCCTGATCGCGGCCGGCGGCCACGACGTCGAATGGCTCACCGAGGAGCAGCTGGCCGCGGCGCCCGCGCGCGTCCCGCTGCGTGACTACGAGTCCTGGTTCGCCTCGCTCCCCGAGGACCTGCGCGAGGGCATCCGCCGGCACTGGGGCGAGCCGCCCGGCGCGCTCTACGTGGACGGCGACGACATCGTCCTGGCCTCGCTCCAGTTCGACAACATCCTGCTGATGATCCAGCCCCCGCGCGGCTTCGGCGAGAACCCGATCGCCATCTACCACGACCCCGACCTGCCGCCGAGCCACCACTACCTGGCCGCCTACCGCTGGCTGGAGCACAGCTTCGGCGCGGACGCCGTGGTGCACCTGGGCAAGCACGGCACGCTGGAATGGCTCCCCGGCAAGGGACTGGGCTTGTCAGAGTCCTGCGCCCCGGACGCCGTCCTCGGCGAGCTGCCGCTGGTGTACCCGTTCATCGTCAACGATCCCGGCGAGGGCACGCAGGCCAAGCGGCGCGGGCACGCCACCGTCGTGGACCACCTGATGCCGCCGATGGCCCGCGCCGACACCTACGGCGACCTGGCCAAGCTGGAGCAGCTGCTCGACGAGTACGCGACCGTGCAGGCGCTGGACCCGGACAAGACGCCGGCGGTGCGCGCGCAGATCTGGACCCTGATCCGCGCCGCGCAGCTGCACCACGACCTGGCCGCGATCCTGCACGGGGACGTCGACCGGCAGCCCGACGACGGCGACTTCGACGACTTCGTGCTGCACCTGGACGGGTACCTGTGCGAGATCAAGGACGTGCAGATCCGCGACGGGCTGCACATCCTCGGGCGCGCACCGGAGGGCGAGGAGCTGGTCGCCGACGTGCTGGCGATCCTGCGCGCCAAGCAGGTCTTCGGCGGGGTGAACGGCGCGGTCACCGGGTTGCGGCAGGCGTTGGCGGCGTACGTCGGGCTCGACGAGCAGGTGCTGCTCGCCGAGCCGGGGGCGGCGGTGAAGGTGCCGGAGCTGCTGGCGGAACTGGCCGGCGACGACGGGGCGCCGGCCCGGTCCGCGTCCGATGCCGTGGACCTGCTGGAGAAACTGGCCCGGCGGCTGGTGGACGCGCTGGCCGCACAGGGCTGGGATCCGGCGGCGGTGCCAGGGGTCTGCGATGCGGTGCTCGGCGCTGCGGCGCAGGCCCGCGCGGCGGGGTCGGCAGTAGCGCCGGCAGCGGAAGAAGAGCCGGCATCGGAGGCATCGGAGATCGCGGCCGTCCTGCGCTTCGCCGCCACCGAACTCGTCCCGCGCCTGGCCCGCACCACCGACGAGATCGCCAACGTAATGCGCGCCCTCGACGGCCGCTACATCGCGGCCGGCCCCTCCGGCGCCCCGACTCGGGGGCTTGTCAGTGTTCTGCCGACCGGCCGCAACTTCTACTCCGTCGACCCGAAGGCCATCCCCTCGCGCAACGCCTGGGACGTCGGCGTGGCCCTCGCTGAGTCGCTGATCGCGCGCCACCTCGCCGACACCGGCGAGTACCCGCGCTCGGTCGGCCTGACCGTCTGGGGCACCTCGGCGATGCGGACCCAGGGCGACGACATCGCCGAGATCCTGCACCTGCTCGGCTGCCGTCCGGTGTGGGACGAGGCCTCGCGCCGGGTCACCGGCTTCGAAGTGGTGCCGGTCGCCGAGCTGGGCCGGCCGCGCATCGATGTCACGGTTCGTATCTCAGGATTCTTCCGTGACGCCTTCCCGCACGTCATCGCGCTCATTGATGACGCCGTCCAGGCTGTCGCAGAGCTCGACGAAACCGCCGCGGACAACTACGTCCGGGCGCACGCCGACGCCGACACCGCCGCGCACGGCGACCGCCGCCGCGCCACCACGCGCGTGTTCGGCTCCAAGCCCGGGGCGTACGGGGCCGGCCTGCTGCCGCTGATCGACGCCCGCGACTGGCGCACCGACGCCGACCTCGCCGAGGTCTACGCGGTCTGGGGCGGCTACGCCTACGGCCGGGGCCTGGACGGCCGCGAGGCGCGCGGCGACATGGAGAACTCCTTCCGGCGCATCCAGGTCGCGGCGAAGAACCAGGACAACCGCGAGCACGACATCGTCGACTCCGACGACTACTTCCAGTACCACGGCGGCATGGTGGCGATGGTGCGTTCGCTGACCGGCACCTCGCCGGCGGCGTACGTCGGCGACTCGGCGGTGCCGGAGGCCGTCCGGACCCGGACGCTGGCCGAGGAGACGCACCGGGTGTTCCGGGCCCGCGTGGTGAACCCGCGGTGGGTGGCGGCGATGCAGCGGCACGGCTACAAGGGCGCCTTCGAACTGGCCGCGACGGTCGACTACCTGTTCGGCTACGACGCCACCGCCGGGGTCGTGGACGACTGGATGTACGAGCAGTTGGCGCAGACCTACGTCTTCGACGAGACGAACCGCGCGTTCATGGAGCGCTCGAACCCGTGGGCGCTGCGCGGGATCTCCGAACGGCTGTTGGAGGCCGCCGAGCGCGGGCTGTGGGCCGAGCCGGAGGAGCAGACGCTGGACGGGCTGCGCCAGGTGTTCCTGGAGCTGGAAGGCGAGCTCGAAGGGGAGTGA
- a CDS encoding nuclear transport factor 2 family protein, whose product MSEHVRTTRETVELMLRTVIEGSRDDLADLYAEDVVVTNPFAPREFQESRGNAALRARMTGFAQYLHYSEVKNVTIHETADPQVAVVEFTVVGTLAPTGEGFELPSINVIQVVDGLIAESRDHSDGLRTAKLLESLKAAGAVS is encoded by the coding sequence ATGTCCGAGCACGTCCGCACCACCCGCGAAACCGTCGAACTGATGCTGCGCACCGTCATCGAGGGCAGCCGCGACGACCTCGCCGACCTCTACGCCGAGGACGTCGTGGTCACGAACCCGTTCGCCCCGCGGGAGTTCCAGGAGTCGCGCGGCAACGCCGCGCTGCGCGCCCGGATGACCGGCTTCGCGCAGTACCTGCACTACAGCGAGGTCAAGAACGTCACCATCCACGAAACTGCCGACCCGCAGGTCGCGGTCGTGGAGTTCACCGTCGTCGGCACACTGGCCCCCACCGGGGAGGGCTTCGAGCTGCCCTCGATCAACGTGATCCAGGTCGTCGACGGCCTGATCGCCGAGTCCCGCGACCACAGCGACGGCCTGCGCACGGCCAAGCTGCTGGAGTCGCTCAAGGCCGCTGGTGCGGTGAGCTGA